In the genome of Notamacropus eugenii isolate mMacEug1 chromosome 5, mMacEug1.pri_v2, whole genome shotgun sequence, one region contains:
- the LOC140507619 gene encoding olfactory receptor 51L1-like: MSTYNHTHSAVLTFLLPSLSGPGGPGLLTILGLTYSTTLLGNGMMLLTICANTYLHQPQFLLLALLATTDLGLALSMLPTILDALWLPVPTISRDVCLLQMCCLYAVSSGQSSVLLAMALDRWLAVCHPLYYLVFFTPSHLAWTSLAFILRITIPLLPTPLLMPSCSALNLSLPFCFPTEVLQLSCGELGWTYPAVSMITTASIDIVLITISYCLVCWEVTKRISPVGQRKALRTFTAHLCAFLAFYGPLFASALFPGLLPGSLASLGLLASPALHPLVYGIQSHQLRRGLLDVFGCPSNPKVTPTQRGPITRAHFLRRIRTQVLNGS, encoded by the coding sequence ATGTCTACCTACAACCATACTCACTCTGCTGTGCTGACCTTCCTTCTGCCCAGCCTCTCAGGGCCTGGGGGCCCAGGACTCCTCACCATCCTTGGTTTGACTTATAGCACCACCCTTCTTGGAAATGGTATGATGCTTCTCACCATCTGTGCCAACACTTACCTCCACCAACCTCAGTTCTTGCTCCTGGCTCTGTTGGCCACTACTGACCTGGGTCTGGCCCTTTCTATGCTGCCTACTATCCTGGATGCTCTGTGGCTCCCAGTCCCTACTATCTCTAGGGATGTATGCCTCCTCCAAATGTGCTGCCTATATGCTGTCTCCAGTGGGCAGTCCTCTGTGCTACTGGCCATGGCCCTGGACCGTTGGTTAGCTGTATGTCATCCTCTCTACTACTTGGTCTTCTTTACCCCCAGTCACCTTGCCTGGACCAGTCTAGCTTTCATCCTCCGCATCACCATCCCACTGCTGCCCACTCCTTTGTTGATGCCCTCCTGTAGTGCTCTTAATCTCTCCCTACCCTTCTGCTTCCCAACGGAAGTGTTGCAGCTTTCCTGTGGAGAGCTAGGCTGGACCTACCCAGCTGTGTCTATGATCACTACAGCCAGTATAGATATAGTCCTCATTACCATCTCATATTGTCTGGTCTGTTGGGAAGTGACAAAGAGAATATCTCCTGTTGGGCAGCGCAAAGCCCTGAGAACGTTCACTGCCCACCTCTGTGCCTTCCTTGCCTTTTATGGACCACTATTTGCTTCAGCCCTTTTCCCTGGCTTACTTCCAGGGAGCCTTGCTTCTCTGGGCCTGCTTGCATCCCCTGCCCTCCATCCCCTTGTCTATGGTATACAGTCTCATCAGCTCCGACGTGGGCTGCTTGATGTCTTTGGTTGCCCCTCAAATCCAAAGGTTACTCCCACCCAAAGGGGCCCCATCACTAGGGCACACTTTCTAAGGCGAATTAGGACTCAGGTTCTCAATGGAAGTTGA